One window from the genome of Silene latifolia isolate original U9 population unplaced genomic scaffold, ASM4854445v1 scaffold_199, whole genome shotgun sequence encodes:
- the LOC141638211 gene encoding uncharacterized protein LOC141638211 isoform X1, producing the protein MQRGVRVGVLVLGIRAAKSKWCCDSVLSSPSSSRFLFQRRGAKVLGSDVRSGTIVNRKGRIFQVIKAQHTQHGRGGATIQVELRDVDTGNKLTERFRTDEPIEKVYVEERTFKYLYSEGDILVLTDPETYEQVEVPKDLFGKTAVYLKEDMTVRVSYFDDRPMSATLPYRVTCTVIQAQPPKKGLSVNPQYKKVLLDNGLTVLAPPFIVTGDKIVVNTDDNSYFTRPVKTAVQISDTDFSGDPITEAFL; encoded by the exons ATGCAACGGGGGGTGAGGGTGGGTGTATTAGTGTTGGGAATAAGAGCTGCAAAATCAAAATGGTGTTGTGATTCTGTGTTGTCTTCTCCCTCTTCTTCACGCTTCCTCTTCCAACGTCGTGGTGCCAAAGTCCTCGGTTCCGAC GTTAGAAGCGGTACCATTGTGAATAGGAAAG GCCGCATTTTTCAG GTTATCAAAGCCCAACATACTCAACACGGCCGTGGTGGGGCTACCATCCAGGTCGAGCTTCGGGATGTTGATACCGGTAACAAACTTACTGAAAGGTTTCGTACTGATGAACCTATTGAAA AGGTTTACGTTGAAGAGAGAACTTTCAAGTATTTGTACTCCGAAGGAGATATTCTTGTCTTAACCGA CCCTGAAACTTATGAACAAGTTGAAGTCCCAAAGGATCTCTTTGGAAAGACTGCTGTCTACCTTAAAG AGGATATGACAGTTAGAGTCAGTTATTTTGACGACAGACCTATGTCAGCTACACTGCCTTATCGTGTTACATGCACAGTTATTCAAGCCCAACCTCCAAAGAAGGGCCTCTCCGTCAATCCACA ATATAAGAAGGTTTTGCTTGACAATGGCCTCACAGTTCTT GCACCCCCGTTCATTGTAACTGGTGATAAAATTGTCGTCAATACTGATGATAATTCGTATTTCACAAG GCCTGTTAAGACAGCCGTACAGATTTCTGACACAGATTTTAGTGGCGATCCAATCACAGAAGCATTTTTGTAA
- the LOC141638211 gene encoding uncharacterized protein LOC141638211 isoform X5 — MQRGVRVGVLVLGIRAAKSKWCCDSVLSSPSSSRFLFQRRGAKVLGSDVRSGTIVNRKGRIFQVIKAQHTQHGRGGATIQVELRDVDTGNKLTERFRTDEPIEKVYVEERTFKYLYSEGDILVLTDPETYEQVEVPKDLFGKTAVYLKEDMTVRVSYFDDRPMSATLPYRVTCTVIQAQPPKKGLSVNPQYKKVLLDNGLTVLIISFRSRG; from the exons ATGCAACGGGGGGTGAGGGTGGGTGTATTAGTGTTGGGAATAAGAGCTGCAAAATCAAAATGGTGTTGTGATTCTGTGTTGTCTTCTCCCTCTTCTTCACGCTTCCTCTTCCAACGTCGTGGTGCCAAAGTCCTCGGTTCCGAC GTTAGAAGCGGTACCATTGTGAATAGGAAAG GCCGCATTTTTCAG GTTATCAAAGCCCAACATACTCAACACGGCCGTGGTGGGGCTACCATCCAGGTCGAGCTTCGGGATGTTGATACCGGTAACAAACTTACTGAAAGGTTTCGTACTGATGAACCTATTGAAA AGGTTTACGTTGAAGAGAGAACTTTCAAGTATTTGTACTCCGAAGGAGATATTCTTGTCTTAACCGA CCCTGAAACTTATGAACAAGTTGAAGTCCCAAAGGATCTCTTTGGAAAGACTGCTGTCTACCTTAAAG AGGATATGACAGTTAGAGTCAGTTATTTTGACGACAGACCTATGTCAGCTACACTGCCTTATCGTGTTACATGCACAGTTATTCAAGCCCAACCTCCAAAGAAGGGCCTCTCCGTCAATCCACA ATATAAGAAGGTTTTGCTTGACAATGGCCTCACAGTTCTT ATCATCAGTTTCAGGTCAAGGGGTTGA
- the LOC141638211 gene encoding uncharacterized protein LOC141638211 isoform X3, which translates to MQRGVRVGVLVLGIRAAKSKWCCDSVLSSPSSSRFLFQRRGAKVLGSDVRSGTIVNRKGRIFQVIKAQHTQHGRGGATIQVELRDVDTGNKLTERFRTDEPIEKVYVEERTFKYLYSEGDILVLTDPETYEQVEVPKDLFGKTAVYLKEDMTVRVSYFDDRPMSATLPYRVTCTVIQAQPPKKGLSVNPQYKKVLLDNGLTVLAPPFIVTGDKIVVNTDDNSYFTREK; encoded by the exons ATGCAACGGGGGGTGAGGGTGGGTGTATTAGTGTTGGGAATAAGAGCTGCAAAATCAAAATGGTGTTGTGATTCTGTGTTGTCTTCTCCCTCTTCTTCACGCTTCCTCTTCCAACGTCGTGGTGCCAAAGTCCTCGGTTCCGAC GTTAGAAGCGGTACCATTGTGAATAGGAAAG GCCGCATTTTTCAG GTTATCAAAGCCCAACATACTCAACACGGCCGTGGTGGGGCTACCATCCAGGTCGAGCTTCGGGATGTTGATACCGGTAACAAACTTACTGAAAGGTTTCGTACTGATGAACCTATTGAAA AGGTTTACGTTGAAGAGAGAACTTTCAAGTATTTGTACTCCGAAGGAGATATTCTTGTCTTAACCGA CCCTGAAACTTATGAACAAGTTGAAGTCCCAAAGGATCTCTTTGGAAAGACTGCTGTCTACCTTAAAG AGGATATGACAGTTAGAGTCAGTTATTTTGACGACAGACCTATGTCAGCTACACTGCCTTATCGTGTTACATGCACAGTTATTCAAGCCCAACCTCCAAAGAAGGGCCTCTCCGTCAATCCACA ATATAAGAAGGTTTTGCTTGACAATGGCCTCACAGTTCTT GCACCCCCGTTCATTGTAACTGGTGATAAAATTGTCGTCAATACTGATGATAATTCGTATTTCACAAG GGAAAAATAG
- the LOC141638211 gene encoding uncharacterized protein LOC141638211 isoform X4: MQRGVRVGVLVLGIRAAKSKWCCDSVLSSPSSSRFLFQRRGAKVLGSDVRSGTIVNRKGRIFQVIKAQHTQHGRGGATIQVELRDVDTGNKLTERFRTDEPIEKVYVEERTFKYLYSEGDILVLTDPETYEQVEVPKDLFGKTAVYLKEDMTVRVSYFDDRPMSATLPYRVTCTVIQAQPPKKGLSVNPQYKKVLLDNGLTVLAPPFIVTGDKIVVNTDDNSYFTR, from the exons ATGCAACGGGGGGTGAGGGTGGGTGTATTAGTGTTGGGAATAAGAGCTGCAAAATCAAAATGGTGTTGTGATTCTGTGTTGTCTTCTCCCTCTTCTTCACGCTTCCTCTTCCAACGTCGTGGTGCCAAAGTCCTCGGTTCCGAC GTTAGAAGCGGTACCATTGTGAATAGGAAAG GCCGCATTTTTCAG GTTATCAAAGCCCAACATACTCAACACGGCCGTGGTGGGGCTACCATCCAGGTCGAGCTTCGGGATGTTGATACCGGTAACAAACTTACTGAAAGGTTTCGTACTGATGAACCTATTGAAA AGGTTTACGTTGAAGAGAGAACTTTCAAGTATTTGTACTCCGAAGGAGATATTCTTGTCTTAACCGA CCCTGAAACTTATGAACAAGTTGAAGTCCCAAAGGATCTCTTTGGAAAGACTGCTGTCTACCTTAAAG AGGATATGACAGTTAGAGTCAGTTATTTTGACGACAGACCTATGTCAGCTACACTGCCTTATCGTGTTACATGCACAGTTATTCAAGCCCAACCTCCAAAGAAGGGCCTCTCCGTCAATCCACA ATATAAGAAGGTTTTGCTTGACAATGGCCTCACAGTTCTT GCACCCCCGTTCATTGTAACTGGTGATAAAATTGTCGTCAATACTGATGATAATTCGTATTTCACAAG GTGA
- the LOC141638211 gene encoding uncharacterized protein LOC141638211 isoform X2, translating to MQRGVRVGVLVLGIRAAKSKWCCDSVLSSPSSSRFLFQRRGAKVLGSDVRSGTIVNRKGRIFQVIKAQHTQHGRGGATIQVELRDVDTGNKLTERFRTDEPIEKVYVEERTFKYLYSEGDILVLTDPETYEQVEVPKDLFGKTAVYLKEDMTVRVSYFDDRPMSATLPYRVTCTVIQAQPPKKGLSVNPQYKKVLLDNGLTVLGKIELQLSISVIVCIFFPNFPTFVGEVRVM from the exons ATGCAACGGGGGGTGAGGGTGGGTGTATTAGTGTTGGGAATAAGAGCTGCAAAATCAAAATGGTGTTGTGATTCTGTGTTGTCTTCTCCCTCTTCTTCACGCTTCCTCTTCCAACGTCGTGGTGCCAAAGTCCTCGGTTCCGAC GTTAGAAGCGGTACCATTGTGAATAGGAAAG GCCGCATTTTTCAG GTTATCAAAGCCCAACATACTCAACACGGCCGTGGTGGGGCTACCATCCAGGTCGAGCTTCGGGATGTTGATACCGGTAACAAACTTACTGAAAGGTTTCGTACTGATGAACCTATTGAAA AGGTTTACGTTGAAGAGAGAACTTTCAAGTATTTGTACTCCGAAGGAGATATTCTTGTCTTAACCGA CCCTGAAACTTATGAACAAGTTGAAGTCCCAAAGGATCTCTTTGGAAAGACTGCTGTCTACCTTAAAG AGGATATGACAGTTAGAGTCAGTTATTTTGACGACAGACCTATGTCAGCTACACTGCCTTATCGTGTTACATGCACAGTTATTCAAGCCCAACCTCCAAAGAAGGGCCTCTCCGTCAATCCACA ATATAAGAAGGTTTTGCTTGACAATGGCCTCACAGTTCTT GGAAAAATAGAGTTGCAGCTATCAATTTCAGTTATAGTTTGTATCTTTTTCCCCAACTTTCCTACCTTTGTGGGGGAAGTTAGAGTGATGTGA